From Asterias amurensis chromosome 3, ASM3211899v1, a single genomic window includes:
- the LOC139934858 gene encoding ras-responsive element-binding protein 1-like isoform X3, producing the protein MSRRKQAVPARRTDFSGDEGEKEVPSSTDGQIADIQEVDMADVKNRQSSMRETRGSQSGAKKDQKIKKTKPVAQLRSERPGLRRTSRKNAAQRYKLGKIAAAEENRMIGAELRSERRRSTEGVAKVKAPSGKKSKGASKSLNNSPVNGVTDDVSLETDVDKDELESQQVDNLRDISAVDKPDLPESIHQVPDSRGSSELKRPTAMSSLPAESDVQPLNLAASIDCGDQRETGDVAPPLPMEEDDGDSTSNDQAVALSVGNSAHDDAGLDPLGGEVSGDWGCTPATSEEVKTESVQSDSPSGERREMTTGTKGGTEPSKRPAGSPSDTSVLADPNWVKGIYKRRRPMEEGNTCLTCPVCSEEFQEKHHLTLHFREHNTTTMDGMMHSCKLCGKKLSSTSSLDRHMLIHSGERPHRCPICPMAFTTNGNMRRHIRTHEKGAAASTEGEYVTETAYSKPRKRIPSKRLLDSDELDKESTSPQKRLALEDGDSPLKSRVKEEELTCPICGKAFLCHYGLQTHMDLHPNVIIKCDMCEATFKNHRGLRMHTLMSHKKPSPTKTPPAPDVPLGFQDLGSVADISCDKFPLIAQVWCERNVRRCNSIVHQFICQVCSKAFPCSSALDLHKKKNHSAMDMTMTSQVEDVGLKNGKENVLVQKTKPTDKVSAFYSKLPHTFPSQVQFLATLNLKPSPSPIVKNAPNKNVASVQQATPTKSKFPFTDQGFASDDEVEADRDFADVGKILTLTTSASSNPLLMLKHLSRGVKQSPVKASALSSTSTSLASKPKSKVTFASKPPPAHSHLPDQYKTQIRQADHEPRSGDPATEMHFPMEVARDETKVEHSATSTQEKTSHDVGSESEPNEVEKTEEAAGDSKNGKKTGKYVCKHCQENFPQYSALKIHLRSHLGLTPFKCLLCDYSSADKSTLVRHMRTHSGERPYSCKMCDFPFTTKANCERHIKKRHGKETKIDIELNITHNTSGGPPGEASPNKFRAPDTLCKLCNREFRFFRDLQNHLKVHQRTPSKFFCLKCQTGLSSKNNCARHITKCHPEIEKDDLDNFMMVKQVETKDISQTMANSFASNGEQLSPIDFSRKSPIAASDSDLSDQSWLSAYTLPNMTDVDAPIDLSLPKEKNSSFLPPVDSSLGRLRFKRVYHKFYSKVIDALVCPHCSRAFKRGSVFKEHIRSHITERPNRCYYCKAAFTMKDSLDKHIERRHGDESKSESPAQSFIPKVATPMQFKLMSRSSHGLRVRIAHESAEATDMSVEHLLENQTLKSPGSSFGSDASGELASVSKILAASSNNFQVCFPPTGAQVKPKGEKDDVKETGDNENKNEFAVPENPTNKSEDQTEWDTPVPSDIELSEEYDLVIDESIASSSESTTGLETQKPKERVTERDRSNLPTKEMCPYCNRKFPWISSLRRHILTHTGLKPFQCPQCNSSFSTKSNCERHIVRRHCLNVSPGSKAPELPFTCLEGCSDCAYSTKLKLIKHYEVQHVGVPFPECYKNEVKKLPASVIRNALARRASKLGGTRPFGSSEFRSRVGMSGVTLKLTRHKPLLKRRHSSHDEKPLSLVKKTVTGEEGKSLDGFSRKKHLFSHKGKPFPIIFKKKKRKSLPTMVNINGSRIGASRVGDQVNSQPVMDLSVTSEDINLITESLGYVTGEGSGQPSRRKGKSKRKNARHSCSNCCKRFKSATTLKRHYRVHTLEHPFRCTECSASFTTKFNCQRHMLKLHGKSKEETLRLIAKQKSAMSSENDGEGNQELAESGVKENGFIVDPEVPGGVKDADVGGSSKGMSDESQDTDEDENEDNKEDLEEGEVRDGDGDSETDDFGEDGEIEVDETASDLEETNMEGSNFDSTWDEDSTEGPSDNPASDVKMPRGRGRDVFVSGTADNSDIIQNLLGIQDSSVIDQMLDSADSAAKLLGVE; encoded by the exons ATGTCTCGCCGAAAGCAAGCCGTTCCTGCAAGGAGAACAG ATTTTTCTGGAGACGAAGGGGAAAAGGAAGTCCCATCCTCGACTGATGGACAAATTGCTGACATCCAGGAAGTGGACATGGCGGACGTTAAGAACAGACAAAGCAGCATGAGAGAAACTAGGGGGAGCCAATCAGGTGCTAAGAAGGATCAAAAGATCAAGAAGACCAAGCCTGTTGCTCAACTCAGATCAGAGCGTCCGGGTCTCAGACGGACCTCGCGTAAGAACGCTGCTCAGCGATATAAACTGGGAAAGATCGCTGCGGCTGAGGAAAACAGGATGATCGGTGCCGAGTTGAGAAGTGAAAGACGGCGTTCGACTGAAGGAGTAGCGAAGGTGAAAGCTCCGAGTGGGAAGAAGAGCAAGGGGGCGTCAAAGAGTTTGAATAACTCCCCAGTGAATGGAGTGACAGATGATGTTAGTTTGGAAACTGATGTAGACAAGGATGAATTGGAAAGTCAACAGGTGGACAACCTGAGGGATATAAGCGCCGTAGACAAACCCGACCTGCCTGAGAGTATCCATCAAGTACCCGATAGCCGTGGGTCCTCTGAGCTCAAGAGACCCACGGCGATGTCATCGTTACCTGCTGAGTCAGATGTACAACCCTTGAATCTGGCTGCCAGCATTGATTGCGGAGATCAACGTGAGACAGGTGATGTAGCGCCGCCGTTACCGATGGAGGAGGATGACGGTGACTCGACGAGTAATGACCAAGCAGTAGCGTTGTCGGTCGGCAATTCAGCTCATGATGATGCTGGCCTGGATCCACTCGGAGGGGAGGTGAGTGGCGACTGGGGATGTACCCCGGCCACATCAGAGGAAGTCAAGACTGAGTCAGTGCAGAGTGACAGCCCAAGTGGGGAGAGGAGAGAGATGACGACTGGCACCAAAGGAGGGACAGAGCCCAGCAAGAGGCCGGCCGGCTCACCCTCTGACACATCCGTACTGGCAGATCCAAATTGGGTAAAG GGTATTTACAAGCGTCGTCGTCCGATGGAAGAGGGCAACACCTGCCTCACCTGCCCGGTCTGCTCCGAAGAGTTCCAGGAGAAACATCACTTGACGTTACACTTCAGAGAACACAACACCACCACCATGGACGGCATGATGCATTCCTGTAAGCTCTGCGGTAAGAAACTCAGCTCCACTAGCTCCCTGGATCGTCACATGTTGATTCATTCTGGCGAGAGACCGCACAGGTGCCCTATCTGCCCCATGGCGTTCACAACGAATGGGAATATGAGGCGGCACATCCGGACCCATGAGAAAGGCGCTGCGGCAAGCACGGAAGGAGAGTACGTTACTGAGACGGCATACAGTAAGCCGCGTAAACGAATCCCATCCAAACGTCTTCTTGACTCGGATGAACTTGACAAAGAGTCGACTTCTCCGCAAAAGCGCCTTGCCCTTGAGGATGGAGATAGTCCTCTCAAATCCAGAGTCAAGGAGGAGGAATTGACTTGCCCTATCTGCGGTAAAGCCTTCTTGTGTCACTACGGGCTCCAGACCCACATGGATCTTCACCCAAATGTCATCATAAAGTGCGATATGTGTGAGGCGACATTCAAGAATCACCGAGGCCTGCGTATGCACACCCTGATGTCTCACAAGAAACCCAGCCCTACCAAGACTCCTCCTGCCCCGGATGTACCTTTAGGCTTTCAAGATCTCGGTAGCGTTGCAGACATCTCGTGTGATAAGTTCCCTCTGATAGCTCAAGTGTGGTGCGAGCGAAATGTACGCCGTTGTAACAGCATCGTGCACCAGTTCATATGTCAGGTATGCTCTAAGGCATTCCCATGCTCTAGCGCCCTCGACCTTCATAAAAAGAAGAACCACTCCGCTATGGATATGACCATGACGAGCCAAGTGGAAGATGTCGGCCTCAAGAATGGTAAAGAAAACGTCCTGGTCCAAAAAACCAAGCCTACTGATAAAGTTAGCGCTTTTTACAGTAAACTTCCACATACATTCCCATCTCAGGTACAGTTCTTGGCCACATTGAACCTCAAACCCAGCCCGTCTCCCATCGTGAAAAATGCACCAAACAAAAACGTGGCATCGGTGCAGCAAGCAACGCCAACTAAAAGCAAATTTCCTTTCACGGATCAAGGATTTGCCTCCGATGATGAAGTCGAAGCAGATAGAGATTTTGCTGACGTGGGGAAGATATTGACGCTGACGACATCAGCGTCCAGTAACCCCCTCTTGATGCTGAAGCATCTCAGCCGAGGTGTGAAGCAGTCTCCAGTAAAAGCATCAGCCTTATCATCTACCTCAACATCCTTGGCATCCAAACCAAAGTCCAAAGTAACCTTTGCGAGTAAACCCCCACCCGCTCACTCTCACTTGCCGGACCAATACAAAACCCAAATCAGACAAGCAGATCACGAGCCCCGCTCAGGAGATCCAGCCACCGAGATGCACTTTCCCATGGAAGTTGCCAGGGACGAGACCAAGGTGGAGCATTCAGCAACAAGTACACAGGAGAAAACATCTCACGATGTTGGAAGCGAATCCGAGCCGAATGAGGTGGAGAAAACTGAAGAGGCGGCGGGAGACTCTAAGAATGGGAAGAAGACCGGTAAATACGTCTGCAAACACTGTCAGGAAAACTTCCCACAGTACAGCGCTTTGAAGATACATCTTCGCAGCCACTTGGGGCTAACACCTTTCAAGTGTCTATTGTGTGACTACTCCAGTGCTGATAAGAGCACCTTAGTGAGGCATATGAGAACCCATAGTGGGGAGCGCCCTTATTCTTGCAAGATGTGTGACTTTCCTTTCACAACGAAGGCTAACTGCGAGCGACACATCAAGAAACGACATGGAAAAGAGACGAAGATAGACATCGAGTTGAACATTACTCACAACACATCAGGTGGACCCCCGGGGGAGGCATCCCCTAATAAGTTCAGGGCTCCGGACACACTCTGCAAGCTCTGCAACCGCGAGTTCAGATTCTTCAGAGATTTACAAAATCACTTGAAGGTTCATCAACGAACTCCGAGTAAGTTCTTTTGCCTCAAATGCCAGACGGGCTTAAGTTCCAAGAACAACTGCGCCCGTCACATCACCAAATGCCACCCTGAGATCGAGAAGGACGATCTTGATAACTTCATGATGGTCAAGCAGGTCGAGACTAAGGACATATCTCAAACCATGGCCAACTCATTTGCCAGTAACGGAGAACAATTATCGCCAATTGACTTCAGCAGGAAATCTCCTATTGCAGCTTCCGATAGCGACCTGAGTGACCAATCATGGCTGAGTGCCTACACCTTGCCCAACATGACTGACGTGGATGCACCCATCGACCTGAGTCTACCCAAGGAGAAAAACTCCTCCTTTCTTCCTCCAGTTGACAGCAGTCTCGGCCGACTACGGTTCAAGCGGGTGTATCACAAGTTCTACAGCAAGGTGATCGATGCCTTAGTTTGTCCGCACTGCAGTCGAGCATTCAAGCGTGGTTCGGTTTTTAAAGAACACATCCGATCCCACATCACAGAGCGCCCTAACCGCTGCTACTATTGTAAAGCTGCATTCACCATGAAGGATAGCCTGGATAAACATATTGAACGTCGACACGGTGACGAGTCGAAGAGTGAGTCACCAGCTCAGTCATTCATCCCCAAAGTAGCCACCCCGATGCAATTTAAGCTCATGTCTCGCTCGAGTCACGGCCTTAGAGTTCGTATTGCCCATGAATCAGCCGAGGCCACTGATATGTCTGTCGAGCATTTACTTGAGAACCAAACTCTCAAGTCCCCAGGTAGTAGCTTCGGGTCGGACGCAAGCGGGGAGCTGGCTAGCGTTTCCAAGATTCTAGCCGCGAGCAGCAACAACTTCCAGGTCTGTTTCCCACCGACTGGGGCCCAGGTAAAGCCGAAAGGagagaaagatgatgtaaaagaaACCGGAGAcaacgaaaacaaaaatgagtttGCAGTTCCGGAAAATCCCACCAATAAATCTGAAGATCAGACGGAGTGGGACACACCAGTACCATCAGATATTGAGTTATCAGAGGAGTACGATTTAGTCATCGATGAATCCATTGCGTCGTCGTCAGAATCTACAACTGGGCTTGAGACACAAAAACCCAAAGAGCGGGTCACTGAACGAGACAGATCCAACCTACCCACGAAGGAGATGTGTCCGTACTGCAACCGCAAGTTTCCCTGGATCAGCTCACTGCGCCGCCACATCCTGACGCACACCGGCCTCAAACCTTTCCAGTGCCCTCAGTGTAACAGTAGCTTCTCAACGAAGTCTAATTGCGAAAGACACATTGTACGTAGACATTGTCTCAATGTCAGCCCTGGTTCTAAGGCTCCAGAACTCCCCTTCACTTGCCTAGAGGGATGCTCCGACTGTGCTTACTCCACCAAACTAAAGCTCATCAAACACTACGAGGTCCAGCATGTTGGAGTGCCCTTTCCCGAGTGCTACAAGAACGAAGTGAAGAAACTACCCGCATCCGTCATCAGAAATGCTCTGGCGAGACGAGCATCGAAGCTCGGAGGAACTCGTCCTTTTGGGAGCTCCGAATTCCGCAGCCGAGTAGGGATGTCAGGCGTAACTCTAAAGCTGACTCGACATAAACCTCTTTTAAAGAGGAGACATTCATCCCACGATGAGAAACCACTCTCCCTCGTTAAGAAGACGGTGACCGGTGAAGAGGGAAAGTCCCTCGATGGCTTTTCCAGGAAGAAACATCTCTTTTCTCATAAGGGTAAACCTTTTCcaatcattttcaaaaagaagaagaggaagTCTCTGCCGACGATGGTGAATATCAACGGCAGCAGGATCGGTGCATCCAGAGTAGGCGATCAAGTTAACAGCCAACCTGTAATGGATCTCTCAGTAACCAGTGAAGATATTAATCTCATCACAGAAAGTCTCGGATACGTCACCGGCGAGGGTAGCGGGCAACCGTCACGCCGTAAAGGTAAATCCAAGCGTAAGAATGCTCGCCACTCCTGCAGCAACTGTTGCAAACGATTCAAAAGTGCGACCACGCTGAAACGACATTACCGAGTCCACACTCTAGAGCACCCATTCCGCTGTACGGAGTGCTCTGCTAGCTTCACCACAAAGTTCAACTGTCAGCGTCACATGCTGAAACTTCACGGCAAGAGCAAAGAGGAAACTCTAAGACTCATTGCGAAACAGAAGTCAGCGATGTCATCTGAGAATGATGGTGAAGGGAATCAAGAACTTGCAGAGTCTGGTGTCAAGGAAAATGGTTTCATTGTAGATCCAGAGGTCCCTGGAGGTGTCAAGGATGCAGACGTAGGAGGAAGCTCTAAGGGGATGAGTGATGAGAGCCAAGACACAGATGAAGATGAGAATGAAGATAATAAGGAGGATCTAGAGGAGGGTGAGGTGCGGGATGGTGACGGTGACTCGGAAACTGATGACTTTGGTGAAGACGGCGAGATAGAGGTTGATGAAACAGCCTCAGACCTTGAGGAAACCAACATGGAAGGGAGTAACTTTGATTCAACCTGGGATGAAGATTCCACCGAGGGACCGTCTGATAATCCGGCCAGCGATGTTAAGATGCCAAGAGGTCGTGGGAGAGATGTCTTTGTTTCCGGGACGGCGGATAATTCAGATATTATTCAGAATCTTCTTGGAATACAGGATTCCTCCGTTATTGATCAGATGTTGGATTCTGCCGATTCTGCCGCCAAGCTCCTCGGTGTTGAATGA